From a single Columba livia isolate bColLiv1 breed racing homer chromosome 19, bColLiv1.pat.W.v2, whole genome shotgun sequence genomic region:
- the NRARP gene encoding notch-regulated ankyrin repeat-containing protein has translation MSQSEVSAAPPPSQRVFQEAVRRGNTKELQSLLQNMTNCEFNVNSFGPEGQTALHQSVIDGNLELVKLLVKFGADIRLANRDGWSALHIAAFGGHQDIVLYLITKAKYSAGAR, from the coding sequence GCGCCGCCGCCCAGCCAGCGCGTCTTCCAGGAGGCGGTGCGGCGGGGCAACACCAAGGAGCTGCAGTCGCTGCTGCAGAACATGACGAACTGCGAGTTCAACGTCAACTCCTTCGGGCCCGAGGGGCAGACGGCGCTGCACCAGTCCGTCATCGACGGCAACCTGGAGCTGGTCAAGCTCTTGGTCAAGTTCGGCGCCGACATCCGCCTGGCCAACCGGGACGGCTGGAGCGCGCTGCACATCGCCGCCTTCGGGGGCCACCAGGACATCGTCCTCTACCTGATCACCAAGGCCAAATACTCCGCCGGCGCCCGGTGA